The region GTCGAGCAATTGCGCCCGCAGCGCGCCGTCGACCTGCGCTTCACCGAGCAAGGCGCCATCCCGGCGCTGTCGCAGGCCCAGCGGACCGCGTTGTTCCGGGTTGCGCAGGAGGCATTGAATAACGCCATGACGCACGCGCGGGCCGGCTGGGTCCAGGTCACGCTGGCCGGCAGCGCCCATCACGTCGCGCTGACGATCGCGGACAACGGCCAAGGCTTCGACCTGAACAAGGTCCGCGCCGACGGCAAGGGCGGCATCGGCCTGCGCAATATGCGCGAACGCATCGAAAGCCTGGAAGGCAGCGACTTTGCCGTGCATACCGGCCCCGACGGCACGCGTGTCGAGGCACGGCTGCGCCTGGCGCAGCCAGAGCCCGCCACACAAGCCAGGACCCGCGCCGCGCGCAGGCCTGGCCATCATTCCCCTGCAAGGAGACCTGCCGCATGACCGCCAACCTTCGTGTGCTGCTGGTCGATGACCATCCGTTCGTACTGGACGGCGTCCGCCTGCGCCTGGAGGCCACTGGCGAAATGACCGTGATAGGCCAGGCGGCGAGCGTGGAGGAAGCCATCGTCCTGGCCGGGCGGCATGCGCCCGACCTGGTGGTCTCGGACATCCACATGCCCGATGCCAACGGCCTGCAGCTTGCCGCGCGCTTTGCCGAACAATTTCCGTCCGTGCGCGTGATCGCGCTGTCGATGCACAAGGACCCGGAATACGTGCGGCGCGCCTTCGCCCTCGGCGTGGCGGCCTACGTCCTCAAGGAAGCGCCCGCGCACGAGCTGGTGACCGCGATCCGCACCGTCGCGGCCGGCGGCACTTACCTCAACGCCGAACTGCAGGCCTTCCTGCACACCGACGAACCGCCGCCGTCCTCACGCCGCGCGCTGACGCCGAAGGAGGCCACGGTGCTGAAGCTGCTGGCCGAGGGCCGCTCCAACAAGGAGATCGCCGAGCGGCTTGGCACTTCGGTGCGCACCGTCGAGACCCACCGCCTGCACCTGCGCCGCAAGCTCCGGGTTGGCGGCCGTGCCGAACTGGTGAAGTACGCGGTGCACTTCTCCGACCTGCATCCCATCGAGCTGGCCGACGCGGCGCTGGCCGCGGACTGCTGATTGCCCCGGACCCGTGCGATGTGTCCATGCCTGGTGCGGTGGCACCGGGGCAGGGCGGTGGTGCGCACCATCATTGGGGCGCGAAACACGCTCTCTGTATTACTGCGTAGGGGAAAGTCGTGCTGCTGTCGCGGCCGTTGTTTGCGTAGACTTTTTTCGAAGAACAGGCGCCAGGCAAGCGGATCTGCCAGTGCGCCGGTCGTCGGACACAACGGGAGAGCATCATGGACGAGCTGAAGCAAAAGCAGAGAGCGGCTGTCGCGACACCACCGCATGCGGAAGAACTGGCGACGTGGACGCCGAAACGGCGCGAATTCCTGCGCATGCTGGCCTACGGCGCTGGGTCGCTGGCGCTTGCGCCGCTGATCAGCGCGTGCTCCGACGACGCGTCGGCGGCTTCGTCCGACCTGCGCTCGCAGCTGGCACAGGATGAAGCCTTCTGGAACGAGGTCCAGGGCATGTTCGTGCTCAAGCCCGAGAAGGTCTACATGAACATCGGCACTGGCGGCTCGATGCCGAAGGTGGTGCTCGATGTCTTCAGCCAGGAGAACCTGGCCAAGGCCGCCGACTCTTCCAGCGGCTATGGCAACCTTGCAGACCTGCGCGCGGCCGTGGCCAAGGGCTTCGGCGTCGACGGCGACGAAGTAGCGTTCTCCGGCAATACGTCGTCGGGCATGTGCCACGCCATCCTCGGCATCAAGTGGGAGCCGGGCGATGTGGTGGTCACTACCAACCACGAGCACGGCGGTGGCCTGACCCCGCTCAGTATCGCGGTGGACCGCTACGGCATCGAGATCTCGACCATTGCGCTGCCGGTCGGCAACAACCAGACCGCCAGCACCTATGTC is a window of Cupriavidus taiwanensis LMG 19424 DNA encoding:
- a CDS encoding response regulator, with product MTANLRVLLVDDHPFVLDGVRLRLEATGEMTVIGQAASVEEAIVLAGRHAPDLVVSDIHMPDANGLQLAARFAEQFPSVRVIALSMHKDPEYVRRAFALGVAAYVLKEAPAHELVTAIRTVAAGGTYLNAELQAFLHTDEPPPSSRRALTPKEATVLKLLAEGRSNKEIAERLGTSVRTVETHRLHLRRKLRVGGRAELVKYAVHFSDLHPIELADAALAADC